Proteins encoded by one window of Halobaculum halobium:
- a CDS encoding radical SAM protein, which produces MTAPDPSDLSVTIVDGYVDEPAHFGVPPYVSTYPRFTAGALVDAGVPEANVTYHTIDELRDDRQRWGDVADADLMIYVGGMTVPGKYVGGTPAEPDEVRELAWTADGVTLLGGPVRFGVGEENAGAQEMERDDLDYDFVAMGDVEAAAFDIVESGLEGFGNRIRDYDEVSRWSSMGAFVVEQHPNHPDYLIAELETSRGCAYRCSFCTEPLYGDPDFRTAPDVVSEVDALSDHGVRHFRLGRQADILAFGGDGEAPNPDALRQLYGGIREVAPDLRTLHLDNMNPVTITDYPEASREAIEVIARYNTPGDTAAFGLESADPEVREKNNLLVSAEECLEAVRVVNEAAGWRPGEDPAAAPSFGDSAPRRLPKLLPGINLVHGLEGETAATFEHNKEFLDSVMDEGLMLRRVNVRQVMAFEGTEMAETGARLAREHKKEFQAYKREVRETVDRPMLERVMPTGTVLPDVYLEYHEDGTTFGRQLGTYPILVGIPGEHELGRLTDVAVVDWGYRSVTGVPYPLDLNGASMNELTAIPGIGSGTAGDLVVNRPYANAAEAAEVAGADAELTRFAGAGVPGVDADAEYPGAPAPRSAD; this is translated from the coding sequence ATGACCGCGCCGGACCCGAGCGACCTCTCGGTCACGATCGTCGACGGCTACGTAGACGAGCCGGCGCACTTCGGCGTCCCCCCGTACGTGTCGACGTACCCGCGCTTCACCGCGGGCGCGCTCGTCGACGCCGGCGTCCCGGAGGCGAACGTCACCTACCACACGATCGACGAACTCCGCGACGACCGGCAGCGGTGGGGCGACGTCGCCGACGCGGACCTCATGATCTACGTCGGCGGGATGACCGTCCCCGGGAAGTACGTCGGGGGGACCCCCGCCGAGCCCGACGAGGTGCGCGAGTTGGCTTGGACGGCCGACGGCGTCACCCTGCTGGGCGGCCCGGTTCGCTTCGGCGTCGGCGAGGAGAACGCCGGCGCCCAGGAGATGGAGCGCGATGACCTCGACTACGACTTCGTCGCGATGGGCGACGTGGAGGCGGCCGCCTTCGACATCGTGGAGAGCGGGCTGGAGGGGTTCGGGAACCGCATCCGCGACTACGACGAGGTGAGTCGCTGGTCGAGCATGGGCGCGTTCGTCGTCGAGCAGCACCCCAACCACCCCGACTACCTCATCGCGGAGCTCGAGACCTCCCGCGGGTGTGCGTACCGGTGTTCGTTCTGCACGGAGCCGCTGTACGGGGACCCCGACTTCCGCACCGCGCCGGACGTGGTATCGGAGGTCGACGCGCTTTCGGACCACGGCGTCCGGCACTTCCGGCTCGGCCGACAGGCCGACATCCTCGCGTTCGGCGGCGACGGCGAGGCGCCCAACCCCGACGCCCTCCGCCAACTGTACGGCGGCATCCGGGAGGTGGCGCCCGACCTCCGGACGCTCCACCTGGACAACATGAACCCCGTGACGATCACCGACTACCCCGAGGCGTCGCGGGAGGCCATCGAAGTGATCGCTCGGTACAACACGCCCGGCGACACCGCGGCGTTCGGGCTCGAATCCGCCGACCCGGAGGTCAGGGAGAAGAACAACCTCCTCGTCAGCGCCGAGGAGTGCCTGGAGGCGGTCCGCGTCGTCAACGAGGCCGCCGGCTGGCGTCCCGGCGAGGACCCCGCCGCCGCGCCCAGCTTCGGCGACTCGGCCCCGCGGCGACTCCCCAAGCTACTCCCCGGGATCAACCTCGTTCACGGGCTGGAAGGCGAGACGGCAGCGACCTTCGAGCACAACAAGGAGTTCCTCGATTCGGTGATGGACGAGGGGCTCATGCTCCGCCGGGTGAACGTCCGGCAGGTGATGGCGTTCGAGGGCACGGAGATGGCCGAGACGGGCGCCCGGCTCGCCCGCGAGCACAAGAAGGAGTTTCAAGCGTACAAGCGCGAGGTGCGCGAGACGGTCGATCGCCCGATGTTGGAGCGCGTGATGCCCACGGGAACCGTCCTCCCGGACGTATACTTGGAGTACCACGAAGACGGAACCACGTTCGGCCGACAGCTCGGCACCTACCCGATCCTCGTCGGCATTCCCGGCGAGCACGAGTTGGGTCGACTGACGGACGTCGCCGTCGTCGACTGGGGCTACCGGTCGGTGACGGGCGTCCCGTACCCGCTCGATCTCAACGGCGCCTCGATGAACGAACTGACCGCGATCCCCGGGATCGGGTCGGGAACCGCGGGCGACCTCGTCGTGAACCGCCCGTACGCAAACGCGGCGGAGGCGGCCGAGGTCGCCGGCGCGGACGCGGAGTTGACGCGCTTCGCCGGCGCCGGCGTCCCGGGCGTCGACGCCGACGCCGAGTACCCCGGTGCGCCGGCGCCGCGGAGCGCGGACTGA
- a CDS encoding DUF429 domain-containing protein gives MILEHVEFAVGAGAFDLLRGGHARDLDRTRHKRRGAGGEFRYRGSVERSRGPSDAVAIRRRFGRRAPLKTCVSDHSPGDGVRRRPQRRRQTRRRRHLGRPLRPRRRRPRRRRVSLRRGVPGHRFDRPRRRAPAARRPPGRRRRPRGRGRRRPLQPSRVGARRPDLARVRRGDARRVGRPRRRRRPSGPVRRGAGGGRSRGRTAPPARDRRGPRWTGPRRVPDQDPDVLRHLRAPAAADPTRGRVRPASAAPAAVAGDRRASEVDAPRPPRLAVLETYPAAVFDRLDGGDRTGYKNHQRRHVAARRRNVAALVDAGVRFADDVARDCAVATDDALDAVAAAFAAAENYADALDPNSSERDRKEARIYA, from the coding sequence GTGATTCTCGAACATGTCGAGTTCGCAGTCGGCGCTGGTGCATTTGACCTCCTTCGTGGCGGGCATGCACGCGACTTGGACCGCACGCGGCATAAGCGACGTGGGGCGGGCGGGGAGTTCCGGTATCGAGGCTCGGTCGAGCGAAGCCGAGGGCCGTCGGACGCGGTCGCCATCCGCCGACGATTTGGTCGTCGCGCCCCTCTGAAAACCTGTGTCTCGGACCACTCGCCCGGAGACGGTGTACGGCGTCGACCTCAGCGCCGCCGCCAAACGCGCCGGCGCCGACACCTGGGTCGCCCGCTGCGTCCCCGACGGCGACGGCCTCGTCGTCGCCGAGTTAGCCTCCGCCGCGGAGTTCCTGGACATCGATTCGACCGCCCGCGACGACGTGCTCCCGCTGCTCGCCGACCACCTGGGCGGCGTCGACGGCCCCGCGGCCGCGGGCGTCGACGTCCCCTTCAGCCTTCCCGCGTGGGTGCTCGGCGACCGGACCTGGCGCGAGTTCGTCGCGGCGACGCCCGACGAGTGGGGCGTCCTCGACGGCGTCGGCGACCCTCGGGACCTGTACGACGCGGTGCGGGAGGCGGCCGATCCCGAGGCCGGACGGCCCCTCCGGCGCGCGACCGACGAGGCCCACGGTGGACAGGACCCCGCCGGGTACCGGATCAAGACCCAGACGTACTACGGCATCTCCGTGCTCCTGCGGCGGCTGATCCGACGCGAGGGCGTGTGCGTCCCGCCAGCGCTGCCCCCGCTGCAGTCGCTGGCGACCGGCGTGCGTCCGAAGTCGACGCGCCCCGGCCGCCCCGCCTCGCCGTGCTGGAGACGTACCCCGCGGCCGTGTTCGACCGCCTCGACGGCGGCGACCGAACCGGCTACAAGAATCACCAACGCCGACACGTTGCGGCGCGCCGGCGGAACGTCGCGGCGCTCGTCGACGCCGGCGTTCGCTTCGCCGACGACGTCGCTCGCGACTGCGCGGTCGCGACCGATGACGCGCTCGACGCCGTCGCGGCGGCGTTCGCCGCGGCGGAGAACTACGCCGACGCGCTGGACCCCAACTCGAGCGAGAGAGACCGGAAGGAAGCCCGTATTTACGCCTGA
- a CDS encoding DUF7559 family protein, producing MPATKEVKCTSADCELDMFENHYTYDIADDHTVADLSCPLCGGTDCLEEIEL from the coding sequence ATGCCCGCCACGAAGGAGGTCAAATGCACCAGCGCCGACTGCGAACTCGACATGTTCGAGAATCACTACACGTACGACATCGCCGACGACCACACGGTCGCGGACCTGTCGTGCCCGCTGTGCGGGGGGACTGACTGCCTGGAGGAGATCGAACTGTAA
- a CDS encoding YkgJ family cysteine cluster protein has product MQSLEAELERARALDVSELADAVETIGFECTRCGACCKSEADDPHTATVFPDEVRRLQEAAAAGESVGDTPSEGDAQDSVIGEDDTRDWRDVARPMPYGLVDGDEGPEGETFEWALQTDACGDCAFYREDDSGVGACSVHADRPLICETYPFSVDVGGTSQPMGEAVDAEGIVRAHECEGLGRDIDRADAESLAAALKERAVREVEEAIGVRDAYDPVSTDPGEVVVHDSEGAKRPDGSRTDD; this is encoded by the coding sequence GTGCAGTCGCTGGAAGCCGAGTTGGAGCGCGCCCGTGCCCTCGACGTGAGCGAATTGGCCGACGCCGTCGAGACGATCGGGTTCGAGTGCACCCGCTGTGGCGCCTGCTGCAAGAGCGAGGCCGACGATCCCCACACCGCGACGGTGTTCCCAGACGAAGTGCGACGATTGCAGGAGGCGGCCGCGGCCGGAGAGTCCGTGGGAGACACTCCGAGTGAGGGCGACGCCCAGGACAGTGTTATCGGCGAGGACGACACCCGAGACTGGCGCGACGTAGCCCGTCCGATGCCGTACGGCCTGGTCGACGGCGACGAGGGGCCGGAGGGCGAGACGTTCGAGTGGGCGCTCCAGACCGACGCCTGTGGCGACTGCGCCTTCTACCGGGAGGACGACAGCGGAGTGGGTGCCTGCAGCGTCCACGCGGACCGGCCGCTCATCTGTGAGACGTATCCGTTCTCGGTCGATGTGGGCGGCACGAGCCAGCCGATGGGCGAAGCCGTCGATGCCGAGGGCATCGTCCGCGCCCACGAGTGCGAGGGACTCGGCCGCGACATCGACCGCGCTGACGCCGAGTCGCTCGCGGCCGCGCTGAAGGAGCGCGCGGTTCGGGAGGTCGAAGAGGCGATCGGCGTCCGCGACGCGTACGATCCGGTCTCCACCGATCCGGGGGAGGTCGTCGTTCACGACTCGGAGGGAGCCAAGCGTCCGGACGGCAGCCGGACCGACGACTAA
- a CDS encoding TRAM domain-containing protein produces the protein MEISDELICLFSADVRENGDRYTIEIPKREVDTGSVTPGDVYRVALIERDATEAAGDAAGATGSTATTDGPQPPVERGEVRYVEIEDLGKQGDGIARVERGYVIIVPDTEVGERVKIEISEVKSNFAVGEVIDEEV, from the coding sequence GTGGAAATCTCCGACGAACTCATCTGTCTGTTCAGCGCCGACGTCCGCGAGAACGGCGACCGATACACGATCGAGATCCCGAAGCGCGAGGTCGACACCGGGTCCGTGACGCCCGGCGACGTGTATCGCGTCGCGCTCATCGAGCGCGATGCAACTGAAGCCGCCGGCGACGCCGCCGGGGCGACGGGATCGACCGCGACCACCGACGGGCCGCAGCCGCCTGTCGAGCGCGGCGAGGTCCGCTACGTCGAGATCGAGGACCTCGGGAAGCAAGGTGACGGGATCGCCCGCGTCGAGCGCGGATACGTGATCATCGTCCCCGACACCGAGGTCGGCGAGCGCGTAAAAATCGAGATTAGCGAAGTGAAGTCCAACTTCGCCGTCGGCGAGGTCATCGACGAGGAGGTCTGA
- a CDS encoding DUF7113 family protein, protein MLLVRGSGGGTTLTGTIYERGEEAPSFKGAPDEGAPYVWVCDAFYEVESGGSELVVDGEPIRVAFESPAPRGFDTRDQAVSAAEEHVRTQFARVGVPEADVEVEVVKRDPE, encoded by the coding sequence ATGTTACTGGTTCGTGGGAGCGGCGGCGGCACGACGCTCACCGGAACGATCTACGAGCGGGGTGAGGAAGCGCCGTCGTTCAAGGGCGCGCCCGACGAGGGCGCGCCGTACGTGTGGGTGTGCGACGCGTTCTACGAGGTCGAGTCCGGCGGCTCCGAACTCGTCGTCGACGGCGAGCCGATCCGCGTCGCCTTCGAGTCGCCGGCCCCGCGGGGCTTCGACACCCGCGATCAGGCGGTCTCGGCCGCCGAGGAGCACGTCCGCACCCAGTTCGCCCGCGTCGGCGTCCCCGAGGCCGACGTGGAAGTCGAGGTCGTGAAGCGCGACCCGGAGTGA
- a CDS encoding ATP-binding protein, which yields MTDAGEPNLGDFDDTGQFADPSGGDATAGGGGAERDGDGAERDGEADANADSDADADSGFAQYAMDAAEAATADAIGTVSVAQGLRVAEDDDETSLKAFVTVGNRDDVRIGKYLVVPYPDGEQLFCRITALEYDQEFRTDDATELTARRRMQTGRGDFTEADYKYIAELSPVAVLYSEGGDLKRRMVDRVPKPGALVRQAGDAEQIKTGLAIPEDGVFLGHLSVGGETVRTAAEPPTVDYRLKDDYADGDPLVFRHTLVAGGTGSGKTHGAKNVLRQYLDRTYETDDGRDARAAVVMFDPQDEYAQMHDDNPALDDEWARRLERENVAHGGHDDTVALVPKEAGVSYPGRGHRAEQVEFTIPFSVVNEYDMPWLVAGASLNENQYPALLTLINRFFRNYSGGTYQQFLDFLDDPALKEELDETGRVHEATFDAVKRRVRSVPSGVFDQDAKPITELDTTLVRPGGLTVVPTYHLSSARAKEMFVLAVSAMLVDDKLSNAPRSDRIDETPLVLGMDEAHNFLSGADNVQAQKVVHKFTEAAKQGRKERLGLFLVTQDPQDIADPVFKQVNTRLVLNLGDEEAIKSVNIPPALAKKVPYMQKGQQVVYSPDNSEPVEVKGLPVCVTRHGE from the coding sequence ATGACCGACGCCGGAGAGCCGAACCTCGGCGATTTCGATGACACCGGACAATTCGCTGACCCGTCCGGCGGCGACGCGACCGCCGGCGGCGGCGGGGCCGAACGCGACGGCGACGGAGCCGAACGTGACGGCGAAGCTGACGCGAATGCCGACAGCGACGCCGACGCGGACTCCGGGTTCGCGCAGTACGCCATGGACGCCGCGGAGGCGGCGACCGCCGACGCCATCGGCACGGTCTCCGTCGCGCAGGGGCTCCGGGTCGCCGAGGACGACGACGAGACGAGTCTCAAGGCGTTCGTCACCGTCGGCAACCGCGACGACGTGCGGATCGGGAAGTACCTCGTCGTCCCCTACCCCGACGGAGAGCAGCTATTCTGCCGGATCACTGCGCTCGAGTACGATCAGGAGTTCCGCACCGACGACGCGACCGAGCTCACCGCGCGACGACGGATGCAGACGGGTCGCGGCGACTTCACCGAGGCCGATTACAAGTACATCGCCGAGCTGTCGCCGGTTGCGGTGCTGTACTCCGAAGGGGGCGACCTCAAGCGACGGATGGTCGACCGAGTTCCCAAGCCGGGCGCGCTCGTCCGCCAGGCGGGCGACGCCGAGCAGATCAAGACGGGCCTCGCGATCCCCGAGGACGGGGTCTTCCTCGGACACCTCTCTGTCGGTGGGGAGACGGTGCGCACCGCCGCGGAGCCGCCGACGGTCGACTACCGCCTGAAGGACGACTACGCCGACGGCGACCCGCTCGTATTCCGACACACGCTCGTCGCCGGCGGTACGGGCTCCGGGAAGACTCACGGCGCGAAGAACGTCCTCCGGCAGTATCTCGACCGCACCTACGAGACGGACGACGGTCGCGACGCGCGCGCGGCCGTCGTCATGTTCGACCCGCAAGACGAGTACGCCCAGATGCACGACGACAACCCGGCGCTCGACGACGAGTGGGCGCGACGGTTGGAGCGCGAGAACGTCGCCCACGGCGGCCACGACGACACCGTCGCACTCGTGCCGAAGGAGGCCGGCGTCAGCTACCCCGGCCGGGGCCACCGCGCCGAGCAGGTGGAGTTCACGATCCCGTTCTCGGTCGTGAACGAGTACGACATGCCGTGGCTCGTCGCCGGTGCGTCGCTCAACGAGAATCAGTACCCCGCGCTGTTGACCCTCATCAACCGGTTCTTCCGAAACTACTCGGGCGGCACCTACCAGCAGTTCTTGGACTTCCTCGACGACCCGGCGCTGAAAGAGGAGCTCGACGAGACGGGCCGCGTCCACGAGGCGACGTTCGACGCGGTGAAGCGCCGCGTGCGGAGCGTCCCCTCCGGCGTGTTCGACCAGGACGCCAAGCCGATCACGGAGCTGGACACGACGCTCGTTCGCCCCGGCGGACTGACGGTCGTCCCCACCTACCACCTCTCGTCGGCGCGGGCCAAGGAGATGTTCGTGCTCGCGGTGTCGGCGATGCTCGTCGACGACAAGCTCTCGAACGCCCCGCGAAGCGACCGCATCGACGAGACGCCGCTCGTGCTCGGGATGGACGAGGCGCACAACTTCCTCTCGGGCGCCGACAACGTCCAGGCCCAGAAGGTCGTCCACAAGTTCACCGAGGCGGCCAAACAGGGACGCAAGGAGCGCCTCGGGCTGTTCCTCGTGACGCAGGACCCACAGGACATCGCCGATCCCGTGTTCAAGCAGGTGAACACCCGGCTCGTACTCAACCTCGGCGACGAGGAGGCGATCAAGTCGGTGAACATCCCCCCGGCGCTCGCGAAGAAAGTGCCGTACATGCAGAAGGGCCAGCAGGTCGTCTACTCCCCGGACAACTCCGAGCCCGTCGAGGTGAAGGGGCTTCCCGTGTGTGTCACCCGGCACGGTGAGTGA
- a CDS encoding MBL fold metallo-hydrolase: MSDRTAGDPPFAADTHVDRFSVPVDTRAPGGTTNAYVVGTDETVLVDPAARTDTLDTVVREKVADHVAVTHAHPDHVGAVADYAADTGATVWARRGYEDRFTDAAGVAPDRTFVAGDRVGPARVVDLAGHAPDGVGFETGNGVICGDVAVAAGSVVVAAPEGDMRAYLTALRRLHARDPPALFPGHGPRIDDTQGACARLIRHRLDRERTVLAAVRSGATGLDEVLDRAYEKDLTGVRDLARSTVRAHVEKLAREGRVQWDPAEASVEVADE, translated from the coding sequence ATGTCCGACCGGACCGCGGGCGATCCACCGTTCGCTGCCGACACGCACGTCGACCGGTTCTCCGTCCCCGTCGACACCCGGGCGCCCGGCGGGACGACGAACGCCTACGTGGTCGGGACCGACGAGACCGTCCTCGTCGACCCGGCCGCACGGACCGACACTCTCGACACCGTCGTCCGGGAGAAAGTGGCCGACCACGTCGCCGTCACGCACGCGCACCCCGACCACGTCGGCGCTGTCGCCGACTACGCCGCCGACACGGGCGCGACCGTCTGGGCACGCCGAGGGTACGAGGACCGCTTCACGGACGCCGCGGGGGTCGCGCCCGATCGCACGTTCGTCGCCGGCGACCGCGTCGGGCCCGCGCGGGTCGTCGACCTCGCGGGCCACGCCCCCGACGGCGTCGGCTTCGAGACCGGAAACGGCGTCATCTGCGGCGACGTGGCCGTCGCAGCGGGGAGCGTGGTGGTCGCGGCGCCGGAGGGAGATATGCGGGCGTACCTGACGGCGCTGCGTCGCCTGCACGCTCGCGACCCGCCCGCGCTGTTCCCGGGGCACGGGCCGCGGATCGACGACACTCAGGGCGCGTGCGCGCGACTGATCCGTCACCGGCTCGACCGCGAGCGGACGGTGCTCGCCGCGGTTCGCTCTGGCGCCACGGGTCTCGACGAGGTACTGGACCGCGCCTACGAGAAGGACCTCACCGGCGTCCGTGACCTGGCGCGCTCGACCGTCCGGGCGCACGTCGAGAAGTTGGCCCGCGAGGGGCGCGTGCAGTGGGACCCGGCCGAGGCGTCGGTCGAGGTCGCCGACGAGTGA
- a CDS encoding HAD family hydrolase — protein sequence MIRAVGFDLDDTLAVPEHSRVRLLADALDAGGAPELTGAVDRAAYLDAHANHRTADSRVPVFEELLAPHDVEADPVDLADAYRDAVTTALVPVTGARELVSALRETYRVGLLTNGPVRAQSAKLDYLGWWDAFDTTHISGDLPAGKPDERAFAALLDGLESDPDATAFVGDHPEEDIRGAAAAGLRTVHVLDEGGEPAPEADASVARDQLAADLPEILRGL from the coding sequence GTGATACGCGCGGTCGGCTTCGACCTCGACGACACGCTCGCCGTCCCGGAGCACTCACGGGTCCGACTGCTCGCGGACGCGCTCGACGCCGGCGGCGCCCCGGAACTGACCGGCGCCGTCGACCGCGCGGCGTACCTCGACGCCCACGCCAACCACCGCACGGCCGACAGCAGGGTGCCCGTCTTCGAGGAGCTACTGGCCCCTCACGACGTCGAGGCGGACCCCGTCGACCTCGCCGACGCCTACCGCGACGCGGTGACCACCGCGCTCGTCCCGGTCACCGGCGCCCGCGAACTCGTTTCTGCGCTCCGTGAGACGTACCGAGTCGGCCTGCTCACCAACGGCCCGGTCCGCGCGCAGTCGGCGAAGCTCGACTACCTCGGGTGGTGGGACGCGTTCGACACGACCCACATCTCCGGCGACCTCCCGGCGGGCAAGCCCGACGAGCGCGCCTTCGCGGCGCTGCTCGATGGACTCGAGAGCGACCCGGACGCGACGGCGTTCGTCGGCGACCACCCCGAGGAGGACATCCGCGGCGCCGCCGCGGCGGGACTGCGGACCGTCCACGTGCTCGACGAGGGCGGCGAACCCGCGCCCGAGGCGGACGCCTCGGTCGCGCGCGACCAGCTCGCCGCGGATCTCCCCGAGATCCTCCGCGGTCTGTGA
- a CDS encoding Hsp20/alpha crystallin family protein: MPERDQFADGADRLKDVGESAVNTVLDRVGRGVATVQEKSPLAYDLLESEDAFLVVLDAPGAERSDVQVRFNDGAVEVRIDRFRDFHEGFEMRFPGRGLALDSRAELPPGADVEPENASSTLTEHGTLRVRVPKAAGGSVAVEAGESVDESTDADDAAEEPVQLDMDADDGEDTADADTNADADTDLDSDADEE; encoded by the coding sequence ATGCCCGAACGCGACCAGTTTGCCGACGGCGCCGACCGACTGAAGGACGTCGGCGAGTCGGCTGTGAACACGGTGTTGGACCGCGTCGGTCGCGGCGTCGCGACCGTCCAGGAGAAGTCGCCGCTGGCGTACGACCTGCTAGAGTCCGAGGACGCGTTCCTCGTCGTCCTCGACGCCCCCGGCGCCGAGCGCAGCGACGTGCAGGTGCGGTTCAACGACGGCGCCGTCGAGGTCCGGATCGACCGCTTCCGCGACTTCCACGAGGGGTTCGAGATGCGGTTCCCCGGGCGCGGCCTCGCGCTCGACAGCCGCGCAGAGCTGCCGCCGGGCGCCGACGTCGAGCCCGAGAACGCCTCCTCGACGCTCACCGAGCACGGGACGCTCCGCGTTCGCGTCCCCAAGGCCGCGGGCGGCTCCGTCGCCGTCGAGGCGGGCGAGTCGGTCGACGAATCCACCGACGCCGACGACGCAGCGGAGGAGCCGGTGCAGTTGGACATGGACGCGGACGACGGGGAGGACACGGCAGACGCGGACACTAACGCCGACGCGGACACTGATCTCGACTCCGACGCCGACGAGGAGTAA
- a CDS encoding universal stress protein, with the protein MTKRVLVGVDDSEQASAALSFAADEWGDADLLLVTVIDPAEAGKEPGAGIPSGAEQWYERRKSEAESRLSEVAESLAVTGSVETDTAVGKPAAAIVTYAEDHDVDHIVVGSHGRSGITRVVLGSVAEAVVRNSSVPVTVVR; encoded by the coding sequence ATGACCAAACGCGTCCTGGTCGGTGTGGACGACTCCGAACAGGCAAGCGCCGCGCTCTCGTTCGCGGCCGACGAGTGGGGCGACGCCGACCTGCTGTTGGTGACCGTCATCGACCCCGCGGAGGCGGGGAAGGAACCGGGCGCAGGCATCCCCAGCGGCGCAGAACAGTGGTACGAGCGTCGGAAGTCGGAGGCGGAGTCGCGGCTCTCGGAAGTCGCCGAGTCCTTGGCGGTCACCGGCTCGGTCGAAACTGACACCGCGGTCGGCAAACCGGCCGCAGCTATCGTGACGTACGCCGAGGATCACGACGTCGATCACATCGTCGTGGGGAGCCACGGCCGCAGCGGCATCACGCGGGTCGTCCTCGGCAGCGTTGCGGAGGCGGTCGTCCGCAACTCCTCGGTTCCCGTGACGGTCGTCCGGTAA
- a CDS encoding CARDB domain-containing protein, translating to MGARSAVVRGGVVLILAALLVGPAVGGTAGAQAASCQSNGSQQVCLTEANLDAETLVAGESAELSLTVENTGEERATAILVLNVASPDNETNSYELRTQSLAPGETLSVTQSIDASTPGEHGIQAIVYGDGYAHQYDASAPMRVTVERQGLGGGIDTPEYALAALVGSLAVIGVIGYRRR from the coding sequence ATGGGAGCGCGGAGCGCGGTCGTTCGCGGCGGGGTCGTACTGATACTTGCGGCGCTGCTGGTCGGGCCGGCCGTCGGGGGAACGGCCGGCGCGCAGGCGGCGTCGTGCCAGTCGAACGGGAGCCAGCAGGTGTGTCTCACGGAGGCGAACCTCGACGCGGAGACGCTGGTGGCCGGGGAATCCGCGGAGTTATCGCTGACCGTGGAAAACACCGGCGAGGAGCGCGCGACGGCGATCCTCGTCCTCAACGTCGCGAGCCCCGACAACGAGACGAACTCCTACGAGCTGCGCACGCAGTCGCTCGCGCCCGGCGAGACGCTGTCTGTCACGCAGTCGATCGACGCGAGCACGCCCGGGGAGCACGGGATACAGGCGATCGTGTACGGCGACGGCTACGCGCACCAGTACGACGCTTCAGCGCCGATGCGCGTCACCGTCGAGCGCCAGGGACTCGGCGGCGGCATCGACACGCCCGAGTACGCGCTCGCCGCACTCGTCGGGTCGCTGGCGGTCATCGGCGTGATCGGCTACCGGCGCCGGTGA
- a CDS encoding DUF7511 domain-containing protein: MSAASDRSPEDVHTPDPRFSALAGLRAAVVRHDGEPDRCTVYPDDADDVDLVTTWLSVNTDCLVSLEDAR, translated from the coding sequence ATGTCGGCCGCATCCGACCGGTCACCAGAGGACGTGCACACGCCCGACCCCCGCTTTTCGGCCCTCGCCGGCCTTCGAGCGGCGGTGGTTCGCCACGACGGCGAGCCGGACCGGTGCACGGTGTATCCGGATGACGCGGACGACGTTGACCTCGTAACGACGTGGCTCTCGGTCAATACCGACTGCCTCGTCTCGCTCGAGGACGCCCGCTGA